A section of the Trichomycterus rosablanca isolate fTriRos1 chromosome 6, fTriRos1.hap1, whole genome shotgun sequence genome encodes:
- the uts2r4 gene encoding urotensin-2 receptor has translation MSLVPNSNISAFSSSNSSTSGTGSTGSGGNLGTVWITPLLGATLLTMCILGMAGNIYTLGVMRSAVLRRSGSMYVFIINLAAADLLYLGTIPFVVCTYFVHDWFFGETGCRVLLSLDLLTMHASVFALVAMSLERYRAVAMPFHARRSAKDSARRHWLAALGIWGAALILTMPMMVMIRLREGRPGASGLVKRICFPTWTPEAFKAYLTVLFFTSMLVPGLIMVVLYIGLAQRYWTAQSNLASGGARSRVSIRISNSSTPSRRKRLKHKVVCMIFSIVVAYWVCFLPFWGWQMAKLFSPESMRSLTPAAHTYVNFFVTCLTYGNSCVNPLLYTLLTRNYKDYLVQRSQTSASSRIDLGSGSGVNAVQDL, from the coding sequence ATGAGCTTGGTGCCCAACTCCAACATCTCTGCCTTTTCTAGCTCCAACTCCAGCACAAGTGGAACTGGAAGCACTGGAAGTGGAGGTAATTTGGGCACAGTATGGATAACCCCTCTTCTTGGAGCCACACTTCTCACCATGTGCATCCTTGGCATGGCAGGCAACATCTACACTCTGGGTGTGATGCGCTCTGCGGTCCTTCGACGCTCTGGCTCTATGTACGTTTTCATCATCAATCTGGCGGCAGCTGACCTGCTCTACCTGGGCACCATACCATTCGTAGTATGCACCTACTTCGTCCATGACTGGTTTTTCGGCGAGACGGGCTGCCGTGTTTTGCTTAGCCTTGACTTGCTTACCATGCATGCCAGCGTATTTGCTTTAGTAGCCATGAGCCTAGAACGCTACCGAGCTGTGGCCATGCCATTCCACGCACGCAGATCTGCCAAAGACTCTGCAAGACGACACTGGCTGGCAGCTCTGGGCATCTGGGGTGCAGCATTGATACTGACGATGCCGATGATGGTCATGATCCGGTTGCGTGAGGGCCGTCCGGGAGCCTCTGGCCTCGTTAAGCGCATCTGCTTCCCAACATGGACCCCTGAGGCATTCAAAGCCTACCTTACAGTTCTCTTCTTTACCAGCATGTTAGTGCCAGGATTGATAATGGTGGTGCTTTATATAGGACTGGCACAACGGTACTGGACAGCACAATCCAACCTAGCCAGTGGAGGAGCAAGGAGCAGAGTAAGCATTCGTATTTCTAATTCTTCTACCCCGTCTAGACGGAAAAGACTCAAGCACAAGGTGGTATGCATGATCTTCAGTATTGTAGTGGCGTACTGGGTGTGCTTCCTGCCCTTCTGGGGGTGGCAGATGGCTAAGCTGTTTTCACCTGAATCTATGCGCTCGCTGACACCCGCCGCACACACCTATGTCAACTTTTTTGTCACGTGCCTCACTTACGGCAACAGCTGTGTGAACCCTTTGCTTTACACACTACTTACTCGGAACTACAAGGACTACCTGGTGCAAAGGTCTCAGACCTCTGCCTCCAGTCGAATTGACCTGGGCTCAGGGTCAGGGGTAAATGCTGTACAGGATCTGTAA